The following are encoded in a window of Pseudalgibacter alginicilyticus genomic DNA:
- a CDS encoding M48 family metallopeptidase has product MKQQIQYGNTTINFDLEFAERKTLGIKVHPDKSVNVLAPQESTIEKIKEKVKKKASWIIKQQDLFLSFHPLTPARKYVNGETHLYLGKQYRLKLHETSNPSIKLAGGYIHVATKNLDDKEAIQRLLKSWYKEKAEQHFNKLFEELKSISKGFYDHKPSLTYRWMQKRWGSCDKNGKIHLNLELIKAPKKCIEYVIVHELCHLKYLNHSTAFYDLLDKVYPDWRETKDRLERLMV; this is encoded by the coding sequence ATGAAGCAGCAGATTCAATACGGTAATACCACCATAAATTTTGATTTGGAGTTTGCGGAAAGAAAAACATTAGGCATTAAAGTACATCCTGATAAATCTGTAAACGTTTTAGCTCCTCAAGAAAGTACCATTGAAAAAATTAAGGAAAAGGTAAAGAAAAAGGCTTCATGGATAATCAAACAGCAAGACTTATTTTTGTCCTTCCATCCACTTACTCCAGCTCGAAAATATGTTAATGGAGAAACCCATTTATATTTAGGGAAACAGTACAGACTAAAACTTCATGAAACTTCCAATCCATCAATAAAATTGGCTGGAGGTTATATTCATGTTGCTACAAAAAATCTCGATGACAAAGAAGCTATTCAGAGGCTTTTAAAGAGCTGGTATAAGGAAAAAGCGGAACAACACTTCAATAAACTATTTGAGGAGCTTAAATCCATCTCTAAAGGCTTTTATGACCACAAACCGTCATTAACCTACAGGTGGATGCAAAAACGCTGGGGAAGCTGTGATAAGAACGGAAAGATACATTTGAATTTGGAGTTAATAAAGGCTCCCAAAAAGTGCATAGAATATGTTATAGTACATGAGCTTTGTCACTTAAAATATCTAAATCACAGTACAGCTTTTTATGACCTTTTAGATAAGGTTTATCCTGACTGGAGGGAAACTAAAGATAGGCTGGAGAGGTTGATGGTTTGA
- a CDS encoding helix-turn-helix domain-containing protein: MSNKKHIFQMTTEEFFEVFRKEILSLLEKKDSIVQKKPREDKEYFTREEAKDLLKVSYATLWKYNKNGVLRATKIGSRVYYKRKDIDDAMEGGCNV; this comes from the coding sequence ATGAGTAATAAGAAGCATATTTTTCAAATGACTACTGAGGAGTTTTTTGAAGTATTTAGAAAAGAGATATTGTCCCTTTTAGAAAAGAAGGATTCTATTGTTCAAAAGAAACCAAGAGAAGATAAGGAGTATTTTACTAGAGAAGAGGCTAAGGACTTATTAAAGGTCAGTTATGCAACATTATGGAAGTATAATAAGAATGGTGTTTTACGAGCTACAAAAATTGGTAGTAGGGTATATTATAAAAGAAAAGATATTGATGATGCAATGGAAGGAGGTTGTAATGTTTAA
- a CDS encoding phage integrase SAM-like domain-containing protein, producing the protein MIQSRRTKGAEPVFRLKASTKPEKPIFLDYSYGRKKRFKYSIGYSVNPNYWVVDKGRVKNVRAVTNAKIINDRIDDLTRILKEFVEDCDSNQIPLTNPIMKACLDDFRNEKEEVIEGDEDEIKTLIPFIEKHIKQKEKELPKPKTGYKNATVKSYEQTLGHLKDFENDFERILDFDLDSEFYSDFIEHMNSKTYQFSKKEKRHYSLNTIGKQIKNLKVLMGAALADEYHANLKYKRFKVHTEETKAIHLEIDELKRIYELDLSKTPHLELARDVFIIGSEIGQRISDYHNLREHEIEIRGNERYIKIRQEKTDKTVWCKITPVIEAIMNQRYKGKLPPKITEQKLNDYIKIVGKKAKIDEEIKVEITRGGKRKKKNIIKHQLIMGHTARRTFCTLKFKAGVPVHSIMELSGHSTLTEFMKYIRNPKVERASQITSTEAFQNSCIPV; encoded by the coding sequence ATGATTCAATCCAGACGAACAAAAGGAGCTGAACCAGTATTTAGGCTTAAAGCATCCACCAAACCAGAGAAACCAATATTCCTTGATTATTCATACGGAAGAAAGAAGCGGTTTAAGTATTCTATAGGTTATTCAGTCAATCCAAACTATTGGGTTGTAGACAAGGGAAGGGTTAAAAATGTTCGTGCAGTTACTAATGCAAAAATTATAAATGATAGAATTGATGATTTAACTCGTATACTAAAAGAGTTTGTTGAAGACTGTGATTCCAACCAAATTCCACTTACCAATCCTATTATGAAAGCTTGTTTAGATGATTTTAGAAATGAGAAGGAAGAAGTGATTGAAGGGGATGAAGACGAAATAAAAACTTTAATACCATTTATAGAAAAGCATATTAAACAAAAGGAAAAAGAACTCCCTAAACCTAAAACAGGATATAAAAATGCTACAGTAAAATCTTATGAACAGACTTTAGGTCATTTAAAGGATTTTGAGAATGATTTTGAACGTATTTTAGATTTTGACTTAGACAGTGAATTCTATTCTGATTTTATTGAACATATGAATTCTAAAACATATCAGTTTAGTAAAAAGGAGAAAAGGCATTATTCGCTCAACACTATTGGGAAACAAATCAAGAACCTGAAAGTTCTTATGGGAGCAGCTTTAGCGGATGAATATCATGCTAATTTGAAATATAAGAGGTTTAAGGTTCATACAGAAGAAACTAAAGCAATTCACTTAGAAATTGATGAACTCAAGAGGATATATGAACTAGATTTAAGTAAAACACCTCATTTGGAGTTAGCAAGAGATGTTTTTATTATAGGCAGCGAAATTGGTCAACGTATCAGTGATTATCATAATTTACGGGAACATGAAATTGAGATTCGTGGAAATGAAAGATATATAAAGATTAGGCAAGAGAAAACAGATAAGACGGTTTGGTGTAAAATTACTCCTGTTATTGAAGCCATTATGAATCAAAGATATAAAGGCAAGTTACCTCCCAAAATTACCGAACAAAAGCTTAATGATTATATTAAAATAGTTGGTAAAAAAGCTAAAATTGATGAAGAAATTAAAGTTGAAATCACCAGAGGAGGAAAGCGAAAGAAAAAGAATATTATTAAGCATCAGTTAATAATGGGGCACACAGCAAGGAGAACATTTTGTACTTTAAAATTTAAGGCAGGAGTTCCTGTCCACTCTATTATGGAACTTAGCGGTCATTCTACGCTTACGGAATTCATGAAATATATTCGCAACCCCAAGGTGGAAAGAGCTTCTCAAATAACTTCTACAGAAGCATTCCAAAATTCATGTATTCCTGTTTAG
- a CDS encoding outer membrane beta-barrel family protein — protein MMTNKQLKNSLSILTLLFSMCFLNAQTLKDIEIIGVVLDKNTKQPIESATILIADNKTLNPIHGSTTNSNGSFSLTTNATNFYIEVSFIGYKKSIFNKPKNTTKLIDLKTIYLEEDLESLSEVTIIAEKSTTEFRLDKRIFNVGSDLASSGSSALEVLNNVPSVNVDIEGQISLRGSQGVQILINGKPSVLASGDGNNALGTITAEMIEKIEVVTNPSAKYDAEGTSGILNIILKKDQKKGINGSVSVNIGDPSSQSFGLSINRRTENLNIFSQLGLGKRTFPRYTDGTNYNVINDELITNNSYNEMREKFYNFLLGSDFFLNENNVITLSVNYAYEKEDTPGTNNYSRFDENNNLTDQWQRTEFTLADNPKWGYELQYKKDFDNHEDHDLLFSAIGSSFSKDSESDFEDIVSLGSYTENGQEKNLTDYGRLEYTFKLDYTRPFSEKYTLETGAQYYIQDVFNDYEVQNFVTNSWVSDPNLTNVFEYNQNVLGLYATTSYEDEKWGLKLGARLENTDLKTLLETTNEKRNQNYSNLFPSVHTSYKISETLSLQAGYSKRINRPGLRELNPFSVRRDNFNISQGNPDLDPEFTDSYEITSIMKIGDVSLNLGVYHRYTTDVIEETITYMDDISTRMPLNIGTNNVSGIEFNGKYSPANWATFSADANFNFFKRKGEFEGTSFNFTGDLWSSKLNSQFKLPAGIEFEITGNYRSPYKGVIENRGEEIYADAGIRKKVFKGKVIINLSAQDVFASRKFISSTTQSNYILNRNSTRGRFITLGVSYGFGKGEAMEFSGQRRRF, from the coding sequence ATGATGACAAACAAACAACTTAAAAACAGCCTTTCAATTTTAACCTTGCTATTTTCAATGTGTTTTCTGAATGCACAAACCCTTAAAGACATTGAAATCATAGGTGTAGTTTTAGATAAAAACACCAAACAGCCTATAGAATCTGCCACTATTTTAATTGCTGACAATAAAACACTCAACCCTATTCATGGAAGCACAACAAACTCAAACGGGAGCTTTTCATTAACAACAAATGCTACTAATTTTTATATAGAAGTTAGTTTTATAGGTTATAAAAAAAGTATTTTCAACAAGCCTAAAAACACAACTAAACTTATTGATTTAAAAACTATTTATTTGGAGGAAGATCTTGAAAGTTTATCTGAAGTCACTATTATAGCTGAAAAATCGACTACCGAATTCCGATTAGACAAACGTATTTTTAATGTGGGAAGCGATTTGGCTTCTTCAGGATCTAGTGCTTTGGAAGTATTAAATAATGTTCCTTCTGTAAATGTAGATATTGAAGGACAGATAAGTCTAAGAGGAAGCCAAGGAGTTCAAATATTAATTAACGGTAAACCTTCTGTATTAGCTAGTGGCGATGGCAATAACGCTTTAGGCACTATAACAGCAGAAATGATAGAAAAAATAGAAGTAGTAACAAACCCGTCTGCAAAATATGATGCCGAAGGCACCTCAGGCATATTAAATATTATTTTAAAAAAAGATCAAAAAAAAGGCATAAATGGTTCGGTTTCTGTCAATATAGGAGATCCTAGTTCGCAAAGTTTTGGACTCAGCATCAATCGAAGAACAGAAAATCTTAATATTTTCAGTCAGTTAGGTTTAGGGAAAAGAACGTTTCCTAGATATACGGATGGCACAAATTATAATGTAATAAACGATGAGCTTATTACCAACAACAGTTACAATGAAATGCGCGAAAAATTTTATAATTTTCTTTTAGGATCAGACTTTTTTTTAAATGAAAATAACGTAATAACGCTATCTGTAAATTATGCTTATGAGAAGGAAGATACACCAGGAACTAACAACTACAGTCGTTTTGACGAGAACAACAATTTAACTGACCAATGGCAAAGAACAGAGTTTACACTCGCAGATAACCCTAAGTGGGGTTACGAATTACAATACAAGAAGGATTTTGACAATCATGAAGATCATGATTTATTATTTTCTGCTATTGGATCTTCCTTTAGTAAAGATTCTGAATCAGATTTTGAAGATATTGTTTCTCTTGGAAGCTACACTGAAAACGGACAAGAAAAAAATTTAACGGATTATGGTAGGTTGGAATATACTTTTAAATTAGACTACACACGTCCCTTTTCAGAAAAATACACTTTGGAAACGGGAGCCCAATATTATATTCAAGATGTGTTTAACGATTATGAAGTACAAAATTTTGTAACCAATTCATGGGTAAGTGACCCAAACCTTACTAACGTATTTGAATACAATCAAAATGTACTCGGACTTTATGCTACTACAAGCTATGAAGACGAAAAATGGGGCTTAAAACTTGGGGCAAGACTTGAAAACACGGATTTAAAAACGCTATTAGAAACCACTAATGAAAAGCGAAATCAAAATTATTCCAATCTATTTCCTAGCGTTCACACATCGTACAAAATATCCGAAACACTATCCTTGCAAGCTGGATACTCAAAACGTATCAACAGACCCGGTTTGAGAGAATTAAATCCATTTTCTGTAAGACGTGATAATTTCAATATTTCACAAGGAAACCCTGATTTAGACCCCGAGTTTACAGATTCCTATGAAATAACCAGTATTATGAAAATTGGAGATGTATCTTTAAATTTAGGAGTTTATCATCGTTACACTACCGATGTGATTGAAGAAACCATTACTTATATGGATGACATTAGCACAAGAATGCCTTTAAATATTGGAACGAACAACGTATCTGGCATTGAATTTAACGGAAAATATTCGCCCGCAAATTGGGCTACATTTAGCGCGGATGCTAATTTTAATTTTTTTAAAAGAAAAGGAGAATTTGAAGGGACTTCCTTCAATTTTACTGGTGATTTATGGTCTTCTAAATTAAATTCTCAATTTAAACTTCCAGCTGGTATTGAATTTGAAATTACTGGAAACTACCGCTCACCATATAAAGGCGTTATTGAAAACCGTGGCGAAGAAATTTATGCCGATGCAGGCATTAGAAAAAAAGTATTTAAAGGAAAGGTTATAATAAATCTAAGTGCTCAAGATGTATTTGCTTCAAGAAAATTTATTAGTTCTACCACTCAATCTAATTATATTTTAAATAGAAACAGTACCCGTGGCAGATTTATTACTCTTGGTGTAAGTTATGGCTTTGGAAAAGGTGAGGCTATGGAGTTTTCTGGACAAAGAAGACGATTTTAA
- a CDS encoding universal stress protein, with protein sequence MKKIIVPIDFSEHSEYALKTAADLAKRNDAEILALHMLEMSDILLTASGIEQNQKTMFFYKLAEQKFETFLDKPYLKGVKVTPLVKHFKVFSEVNDVALKYKADIIIMGSQGTNGVTDMFVGSNTERVVRTANIPVLVVKNNVADINFEVVVLACDFSEESIKPYLNTVAMFKNIADKLYLVHVNLATDRFKSTVEIEKLAVNFFMKADKKLDRMKNVHYVCDYTVEDGILNFSNKIGADLIVVPTHGRTGLSRFFVGSIGEDVANHSTLPVLTFKI encoded by the coding sequence ATGAAAAAAATTATTGTACCCATTGATTTTTCAGAGCATTCAGAATATGCTTTAAAAACAGCAGCTGATTTAGCTAAAAGAAATGATGCAGAAATTTTAGCATTACATATGCTAGAAATGTCTGATATTTTATTGACAGCATCTGGAATTGAGCAAAACCAAAAAACCATGTTTTTCTATAAATTAGCAGAGCAGAAGTTTGAAACTTTTTTAGATAAGCCTTATCTAAAAGGTGTTAAAGTAACTCCACTTGTTAAACATTTTAAGGTGTTTAGTGAAGTAAACGACGTTGCTTTAAAGTATAAGGCTGATATTATTATAATGGGCTCTCAGGGTACCAATGGAGTAACTGATATGTTTGTAGGATCCAATACAGAACGTGTTGTACGTACAGCTAATATTCCAGTATTGGTAGTTAAAAATAATGTGGCTGATATTAATTTTGAAGTTGTAGTGCTTGCTTGTGATTTTTCAGAAGAATCTATTAAGCCTTATTTAAATACAGTAGCTATGTTTAAAAACATTGCTGATAAATTGTATTTGGTTCATGTTAATTTAGCTACTGATAGATTTAAAAGTACTGTTGAAATTGAAAAATTAGCAGTCAACTTTTTTATGAAAGCAGATAAAAAATTAGATAGAATGAAAAATGTACATTATGTATGTGATTATACTGTTGAGGACGGTATTCTTAATTTTTCTAATAAAATAGGAGCTGATTTAATTGTGGTTCCAACACATGGTCGTACAGGGTTGTCTCGTTTTTTTGTTGGAAGTATAGGGGAGGATGTAGCCAATCATTCCACCTTACCTGTTCTAACTTTTAAGATATAG
- the hemN gene encoding oxygen-independent coproporphyrinogen III oxidase: MLQSIVNKYNIAGPRYTSYPTVPYWNLESFSLNKWKSSLITSFQESNSKEGISLYIHLPFCESLCTFCGCNKRITKQHNVESPYINAVLKEWNLYLNLFDEKPIIKELHLGGGTPTFFSPENLKQLIDGIFNHATRAKSHEFSFEGHPNNTTREHLQVLYDVGFRRVSYGVQDYNETVQKAIHRIQPFENVKRATELAREIGYTSVGHDIIFGLPFQTLEHVKETIIKTKELQPDRLAFYSYAHVPWIKGNGQRGFNDADLPSPKLKRAQYEIGKQLLAEVGYHEIGMDHFAITTDSLFESMESGNLHRNFMGYTASKTQVMIGLGVSSISDSWYGFSQNVKDIESYYDLLKSDIIPVYRGHILNEEDLVIRRHILNLMCRFKTAWSEDDLYFESLPDVLLQLKEMESDTLLQINSNTIELSEKGRPFVRNVCMAFDLLLQRKQPNRQLFSMTI; the protein is encoded by the coding sequence ATGCTACAATCTATAGTTAATAAATACAATATTGCAGGGCCTCGTTATACGAGTTATCCAACGGTGCCCTATTGGAATTTAGAAAGTTTTTCTTTAAATAAATGGAAATCATCATTAATAACATCTTTTCAAGAAAGCAATTCAAAAGAAGGTATTAGTTTGTACATTCACCTGCCTTTTTGCGAAAGTCTATGTACGTTCTGTGGTTGTAATAAACGTATTACTAAGCAACACAATGTAGAATCACCTTACATAAATGCGGTTTTAAAAGAATGGAATTTATATTTAAATTTGTTTGATGAAAAACCTATTATTAAGGAATTGCATTTGGGAGGTGGGACACCAACGTTTTTTAGTCCAGAAAATTTAAAGCAATTGATTGATGGTATTTTTAATCACGCAACACGTGCTAAAAGTCATGAATTTAGTTTTGAAGGGCATCCTAATAACACAACCCGGGAGCATTTACAAGTGCTTTATGATGTTGGGTTTAGGCGCGTAAGTTATGGTGTTCAAGATTATAACGAAACCGTACAAAAAGCCATTCATAGAATACAACCTTTTGAAAATGTTAAGAGAGCAACAGAATTAGCCAGAGAAATTGGCTATACTTCAGTTGGGCACGATATTATTTTTGGGTTACCATTTCAAACGTTAGAGCATGTAAAAGAAACGATAATTAAAACCAAAGAATTACAACCCGATAGGTTAGCATTTTATAGTTATGCCCATGTGCCTTGGATAAAAGGAAATGGTCAACGCGGGTTTAATGACGCAGATTTACCATCGCCAAAATTAAAAAGAGCACAATATGAAATAGGTAAACAGTTGCTTGCAGAGGTTGGTTATCATGAAATTGGGATGGATCATTTTGCAATAACAACAGATTCCTTATTTGAGTCTATGGAAAGTGGTAACTTACATAGAAATTTTATGGGATACACTGCCTCCAAAACACAAGTAATGATAGGCTTAGGAGTATCCTCAATTAGTGATAGTTGGTATGGGTTTTCTCAAAATGTAAAAGATATTGAGAGTTATTATGATTTATTGAAGAGTGATATTATACCAGTATATAGAGGTCATATTTTAAATGAAGAAGATTTGGTAATACGTAGACATATTCTTAACTTAATGTGTCGTTTTAAAACAGCTTGGAGTGAAGATGATCTTTATTTTGAATCATTGCCTGATGTTTTATTGCAGTTAAAAGAAATGGAAAGTGACACCTTATTGCAAATAAATTCAAATACCATCGAGCTTTCGGAAAAAGGACGTCCTTTTGTTAGGAATGTATGTATGGCATTTGATTTATTATTGCAGAGAAAACAACCCAATAGACAATTGTTTTCAATGACAATTTAA
- a CDS encoding superoxide dismutase family protein, with product MKKINILLIVFAIGIISCKNKTKETKTMEYKTTETTVMAPKKVEIVLNAKSESNANGLVVFTEEDGKVSMTANISGLDAGVHAIHLHEKADCSSDNGTSAGGHWNPTAQPHGKWGDAAGYHKGDIGNFTADENGNGTVTFSTDEWCIGCNDTSKNILNKSVIVHAEADDFTSQPSGDAGSRVSCAGIIQ from the coding sequence ATGAAAAAAATAAATATCTTATTAATTGTTTTTGCAATTGGTATTATTTCATGTAAAAACAAAACGAAAGAAACCAAAACCATGGAATACAAAACAACCGAAACAACTGTTATGGCACCAAAAAAAGTAGAAATTGTTTTAAATGCAAAAAGTGAAAGCAATGCTAATGGTCTTGTAGTTTTTACTGAAGAAGATGGCAAAGTGAGTATGACTGCTAATATTAGTGGCTTAGATGCTGGAGTACATGCCATTCACCTACATGAAAAGGCTGATTGTTCGTCCGACAACGGAACATCTGCTGGTGGCCATTGGAACCCTACAGCGCAACCTCATGGTAAATGGGGCGATGCAGCTGGATACCACAAGGGTGATATTGGTAATTTTACTGCCGATGAAAACGGTAATGGCACCGTCACTTTTTCAACAGACGAATGGTGCATAGGTTGTAACGACACAAGCAAAAACATTTTAAACAAAAGTGTTATTGTGCATGCTGAAGCCGACGATTTCACCTCGCAACCATCAGGTGATGCTGGCTCTAGAGTAAGCTGTGCTGGAATTATTCAGTAA
- a CDS encoding YceI family protein produces the protein MKKISLVLIALAIGIVSCKNEKKETKSETQIESAITEKFVVKPEATSVEWTAYKTTEKLPVGGEFKILKFENKEGATPQEALNNLNFSIPISSLFTNDATNTRDAKIMESFFGAMLDTEFLKGTINLKDSAYSATITMNGVTKDLPLKVSITEERRVSMTGTMLLKDWDALEALESLNKACFDLHKGPDGVSKTWDEVAINVNTYLREN, from the coding sequence ATGAAAAAAATCAGCCTTGTATTAATTGCACTTGCAATAGGAATTGTTTCTTGTAAAAACGAAAAAAAAGAGACTAAATCTGAAACACAAATTGAATCAGCAATAACAGAAAAATTTGTTGTTAAACCTGAAGCCACGTCTGTAGAATGGACTGCTTATAAAACTACTGAAAAACTACCTGTTGGAGGAGAATTTAAAATTTTAAAATTTGAAAACAAGGAAGGAGCAACTCCACAAGAAGCTTTAAACAACTTAAATTTTTCTATTCCTATCAGTAGCCTATTCACTAATGACGCTACTAATACTCGCGATGCAAAAATAATGGAATCTTTTTTTGGCGCCATGTTAGATACCGAATTTTTAAAAGGCACCATTAACTTGAAGGATAGTGCATATAGTGCTACAATAACCATGAATGGAGTAACTAAGGATTTACCATTAAAAGTATCTATAACTGAAGAAAGAAGAGTTAGTATGACTGGGACTATGCTCCTTAAAGATTGGGATGCCTTAGAGGCATTAGAATCACTTAATAAGGCTTGTTTTGATTTACACAAAGGTCCTGATGGTGTTAGCAAAACTTGGGATGAAGTTGCTATTAACGTAAACACTTATCTTCGTGAAAATTAA
- a CDS encoding DUF1801 domain-containing protein — MSFQNNFYTNQQEPNKSCLLAMRDIVLNYDQNITETKKYGMPCFCYKNKMFCYLWVDKKNNAPYFLMVEGNRLKHPKLETGHRSRMKILRVDPEKDLPITSIDLIMNQALDLYKLGIIKTRSTI; from the coding sequence ATGAGTTTTCAAAACAATTTTTACACAAACCAACAAGAACCTAACAAAAGTTGTTTGTTAGCTATGCGAGACATAGTACTAAATTACGATCAAAACATTACAGAAACCAAAAAATACGGCATGCCTTGTTTTTGTTATAAAAACAAAATGTTTTGCTATTTATGGGTGGATAAAAAAAATAACGCCCCTTATTTTCTTATGGTAGAGGGCAATCGTTTAAAACATCCTAAATTAGAAACAGGCCATAGATCTCGGATGAAAATTTTAAGAGTTGACCCAGAAAAAGACCTACCAATTACAAGCATTGATTTGATTATGAATCAAGCTTTAGATTTATATAAATTAGGTATCATTAAAACAAGAAGCACCATTTAA
- the azu gene encoding azurin, translated as MKVFKYSIVCIFSALILMNCGGKEEKKKEGFSYEKKESTAPVEKTAEASNEANVVIVGDDLMKFDKSEIKVKAGQKVKITLRHTGKLNKQVMGHNLVILNQDADLVAFAAKAATASATEYIPEDSDDVLVHTKLIGGGETTVIEFDAPAIGTYDFLCSFPGHYAMMKGKFIVE; from the coding sequence ATGAAGGTATTTAAGTATTCAATAGTGTGTATCTTTTCTGCATTAATTTTAATGAACTGTGGTGGGAAAGAAGAGAAAAAGAAAGAGGGATTTTCTTATGAGAAAAAAGAATCTACTGCTCCAGTAGAAAAGACAGCTGAGGCTTCCAATGAAGCTAATGTAGTTATTGTTGGTGATGATTTAATGAAGTTTGATAAAAGCGAAATTAAGGTAAAAGCGGGGCAAAAAGTAAAAATAACGTTGAGACATACTGGAAAACTAAACAAGCAAGTTATGGGGCATAACTTAGTTATACTTAACCAAGATGCTGATTTGGTAGCATTTGCTGCTAAAGCAGCCACTGCTTCTGCTACAGAGTATATTCCAGAAGATTCAGATGACGTTTTAGTACATACTAAATTGATAGGTGGTGGTGAAACGACTGTTATAGAATTTGACGCACCAGCAATTGGTACGTATGATTTCTTATGTAGTTTTCCAGGGCATTATGCTATGATGAAAGGGAAATTTATTGTTGAATAA
- a CDS encoding NADP-dependent glyceraldehyde-3-phosphate dehydrogenase, with amino-acid sequence MKAPFIEIPEPYKIKTLLHQNTYLVDGELKHWEGETAEVYSTISSTEKYKPTLLGTIPQLGENEALDALNSSLDAYDKGQGLWPTMKVIDRIACMEKFVKQMKTKREEVVKLLMWEIGKNLPDSEKEFDRTVDYIYDTIEDYKQLDRDSAKFEKNSGVYAHIRRGPLGSVLCLGPYNYPLNETFTLLIPALIMGNTVIFKPAKLGVLLISPLLEAFQSSFPKGVVNIIYGRGRVLASPIMKSGKINVLALIGNSKSANALQAQHPKGNRLRLVLGLEAKNPAIVLPDADLDLAVDECIAGTLSFNGQRCTALKVLYVHESIVEEFNRRFSYKVDQLKFANPWESGAKLTPLPEVEKPEYIKGLIDDALSKGAKILNKKGGEMTDNFIFPAVLYPVSKNMRVFEEEQFGPVVPVVSFSDIEEPLNDMAESNYGQQVSLFGKNIHTLSPLIDTLVNLVCRVNLNSSCQRGPDVYPFTGRKDSAFSTLSVHDALRSFSIRTFVASKDNAYNNAILKELLEEKTSNFISTDYIL; translated from the coding sequence ATGAAAGCTCCCTTTATAGAAATTCCTGAACCATATAAAATAAAAACACTCTTACATCAAAATACTTACTTGGTGGATGGAGAACTTAAACATTGGGAAGGAGAAACCGCAGAAGTTTACTCAACCATTTCTTCAACGGAAAAATATAAGCCTACTTTATTAGGTACCATTCCTCAATTAGGCGAAAATGAAGCTTTAGATGCTTTAAATTCTTCATTAGATGCATATGATAAAGGTCAGGGTTTATGGCCAACTATGAAAGTGATTGATAGAATTGCTTGCATGGAGAAATTTGTTAAACAAATGAAAACCAAGCGTGAAGAAGTTGTTAAATTATTGATGTGGGAAATAGGTAAAAATCTACCAGACTCTGAAAAAGAGTTTGATAGAACTGTTGATTATATTTATGATACCATTGAAGATTACAAACAATTAGATCGTGATTCAGCTAAGTTTGAAAAAAATTCTGGGGTATATGCTCATATTCGCAGAGGACCACTTGGTTCGGTATTGTGCTTAGGACCATACAATTATCCGCTTAATGAAACTTTCACCTTACTCATACCTGCATTGATAATGGGTAATACCGTTATTTTTAAACCTGCAAAATTGGGTGTTTTATTAATCTCCCCTTTATTGGAAGCTTTTCAAAGTAGTTTTCCAAAAGGGGTAGTAAATATTATTTATGGTAGAGGGCGTGTATTAGCTTCGCCTATAATGAAATCAGGTAAAATTAATGTATTGGCCTTAATAGGAAATAGTAAATCAGCAAATGCATTACAGGCACAGCATCCAAAAGGAAACAGATTGCGTTTGGTGTTAGGTTTGGAAGCGAAAAACCCTGCTATTGTACTACCAGATGCAGATTTAGACTTGGCGGTAGATGAATGTATAGCAGGAACCTTATCATTCAATGGGCAACGATGTACTGCACTTAAAGTATTGTATGTACATGAGTCAATTGTGGAAGAATTTAATAGACGATTTTCTTATAAAGTTGATCAGCTTAAATTTGCTAATCCGTGGGAGTCAGGGGCAAAATTAACACCACTTCCAGAAGTTGAAAAGCCAGAATATATTAAAGGGTTAATTGATGATGCCTTAAGTAAGGGAGCAAAAATATTAAATAAAAAAGGGGGAGAAATGACAGATAATTTTATTTTCCCTGCTGTTTTATACCCTGTTAGTAAAAATATGCGTGTATTTGAAGAAGAGCAATTTGGACCTGTTGTTCCTGTGGTTTCTTTTTCTGATATTGAAGAGCCGTTGAATGATATGGCAGAGTCTAATTACGGACAGCAGGTAAGTTTGTTTGGTAAAAACATTCATACATTATCTCCCTTAATCGATACGCTTGTTAATTTGGTTTGTCGTGTTAATTTAAATAGTTCTTGTCAAAGAGGGCCTGATGTATATCCTTTTACAGGAAGAAAAGACTCTGCATTTAGTACACTAAGTGTTCATGATGCATTGCGTTCTTTTTCTATTAGAACGTTTGTGGCTTCAAAAGACAATGCATACAATAATGCTATTTTAAAAGAATTATTAGAAGAAAAAACATCTAATTTTATTAGCACAGATTACATTCTGTAA